One segment of Synechococcus sp. MU1617 DNA contains the following:
- a CDS encoding glycine cleavage T-protein yields the protein MSKLFWDAQIPWLRLNGSGARQFLQGQTSADLNALKSGDLLQTCWLTATGRLRAVLELRFDAEGADVIVLAGEPSAVHAGFDQVIFPADRVRLQPLAQLRRLQWLEPNAAAVWCDPEAALPEPWASGEPATAKALEHWRLQSGFPPGPGELNGETNPLELGLDAQISTEKGCYLGQETMAKLIGQAGVKQQLRCWSCPSPLAAATKLTLDGMRAGVITSALECNGTWLGLALVRRQCLASPTLEGPNREQLQIRKPWAFQDPDA from the coding sequence ATGAGCAAGTTATTTTGGGACGCCCAGATCCCCTGGCTGCGGTTGAACGGCAGCGGAGCACGCCAGTTTCTTCAGGGGCAGACCAGTGCTGACCTCAACGCACTCAAATCCGGCGATCTGCTTCAGACCTGCTGGCTGACGGCAACGGGACGCTTGCGGGCTGTACTGGAACTTCGTTTCGATGCAGAGGGGGCCGATGTGATCGTTCTGGCGGGAGAGCCCTCTGCCGTTCACGCTGGATTCGATCAGGTGATCTTTCCAGCCGATCGGGTTCGCCTCCAACCCCTGGCCCAGTTGCGCCGACTGCAGTGGCTGGAGCCCAACGCTGCAGCCGTGTGGTGCGATCCGGAGGCGGCACTGCCAGAACCCTGGGCATCAGGAGAACCAGCCACCGCGAAGGCTTTGGAGCACTGGCGGCTCCAAAGCGGATTTCCCCCGGGGCCCGGTGAACTCAATGGCGAGACCAACCCCCTGGAACTGGGACTCGACGCTCAGATCAGCACGGAGAAAGGCTGCTACCTGGGTCAGGAGACCATGGCCAAACTCATTGGCCAGGCGGGGGTGAAACAACAGTTGCGCTGTTGGAGCTGCCCCAGTCCGCTGGCAGCCGCCACCAAACTCACGCTGGATGGCATGCGAGCCGGGGTGATTACCAGTGCTCTCGAATGCAACGGCACTTGGCTTGGGCTGGCCCTAGTGCGACGCCAGTGCCTGGCCAGTCCAACGCTGGAGGGACCTAACAGAGAACAACTCCAGATCCGCAAACCTTGGGCTTTTCAGGATCCCGACGCCTGA
- the pyrE gene encoding orotate phosphoribosyltransferase: MPESSSVPTEREQLLNRLATLAYRRGDFTLASGRKSEHYVNCKPVSLSGSGLALISRAMLTHVEPNAVAVAGLTLGADPLVSGVAMAAADRGRELDALIVRKEAKGHGTGAWLEGPLPAPGALITVLEDVVTTGGSSLKAVRQLRDAGYKVNRVVTIVDREEGGDAAMTAENLELISLYKLSEIAAFTPA; the protein is encoded by the coding sequence ATGCCTGAATCGTCGAGTGTCCCGACTGAGCGGGAGCAACTGCTGAACCGTCTGGCCACCCTGGCCTACCGACGTGGAGACTTCACCCTTGCCTCAGGCCGCAAAAGCGAGCACTACGTGAACTGCAAACCCGTGAGCCTGAGCGGTTCCGGCCTGGCCCTGATCAGCAGGGCGATGCTCACCCACGTGGAACCGAATGCGGTGGCCGTGGCTGGTCTTACCCTCGGAGCAGACCCACTGGTCAGCGGTGTTGCCATGGCCGCCGCCGATCGAGGTCGGGAGCTTGATGCGCTGATCGTGCGCAAGGAAGCCAAAGGCCACGGCACCGGAGCCTGGCTGGAGGGTCCGCTACCAGCCCCCGGGGCCCTGATTACCGTGCTGGAAGACGTTGTCACCACAGGAGGTTCCTCTCTCAAGGCGGTCCGGCAGCTGCGCGACGCTGGTTACAAGGTGAACCGAGTCGTCACCATCGTCGACCGGGAGGAAGGGGGAGACGCCGCCATGACGGCTGAAAATCTTGAGTTGATCAGCCTTTACAAGCTGTCTGAGATCGCCGCCTTCACGCCGGCATGA